The following DNA comes from Anopheles coustani chromosome 2, idAnoCousDA_361_x.2, whole genome shotgun sequence.
TTGAAACGATAGCAACGTTTACTTAACGCTATTTGTCAAACGCCTCATGACCACCACAAACTAGCatatgtaaaattaaaattaccaTGGCaacaattgaaacatttcacgttGACATGGGCAATTGAGTGAAGAAATGATAGTTTAGAGTTCAGAAGGCGTTGAATGGAAGTTGCTATCTTTTAAAACTAGATCGGTGAAAAGAGAAGTTGCAGCGTACTTTGCAAGCAGCGAGAAATCATGGGAATATGTCTATTGGTTCCTTGATTTCGATCATACCATAGTGACTAACAGGGTCCATGTACCATGTGAGGCACAACTGGAGCAGCAAGTAGCTTCGCACTGACCTCTCTTTTTACCGATCTTATTTTAAATCGTTGGCGTAGCATACATTGGAACTGTTCAATTCATTCTGTTCCAAGAAAATATCAAAACTATTATGTTTGAGAAAACCGAGCGGAGGAAGTGTTGTTCCCGTTCAACTGTTTCTAGTGAATGAATTGCACAGTACGTATTCTTTGAAAAGAACAGCTACCTCTTATCGAGTATGTTCTTACTTCTGAAAAATGGTCTGACAAGGATCTGGCACGGCACTGGTGCCAAACTCCGTCACCACGATGCGCCTTGCCGCGTTGTTCTTCTTGTACGCATCCGATTTCAGAAAACGACACTGGTACGTGATCTTTCCGTTGTCGATGTTAAACCTATTCGTGGAGAGAAATAAGATCAACACTATCAGACCACGTCCCAAGCCAAGGTGAGGGGAACACTCATACCTGTGTAGCAGCGCCGAGCTGTCGAACAGATGGTTGAACATCATGTCGCCCACCTTCAAGCTACCCGGGCCATTGCGCAGAAGGCTTCCGTTAAGCCACTCCGGTACCGTTCCCTGGACCGTGCCTTCGATCGGGTCGACGATCTCCTGCTCGCACGAACGCAGCCAAACGTTAACGTCACAGTTTGGGTACATTTCCGGCGCTTCCCAGGACTCTCCGGGAATGGTCGGACCCGTCTTTCTGGTTGAATCCTTCGTCTTTTTCTTCAGCCCCTCCAATTCGGTGTCTCCTTCGGGCTCCTCATCTACCGgttcctcttcctcttccagCTCCAGATCTTCCGAGTCGGAAACGCTCGATACCTCGGACACGCTCGACTCGGTGACGACCTCTTGCTCGAGCTGTCGGAAGGACCAGAGCGTAACATTGTTAGTCCTTTTAGAAGGAGAATCGGATTAACGGAATGAGAGTGTAGGACACAACGTCACAAGGGAGAAGGGCGCACAAAACACATTGGACAAACATTGGATGTTGGATGGCTACCTGTGAGAACACTATCTGCTGGTTTTTCTCGTTCATCGAGTAGATCACGTTGCTAGCGGTCGGAACCGGGTTCCAGGTGAACACGGGCGTCGCGCGTCCACTGAGCACAAACTTGGTCGCCTCGGTTGGCAGGTTCGGCAGGGACCACTTGCGCATTCGCTCGCCACCGTTCGCTCCATCCACCGTAAGATACCCGTCGGCCGTGCCACTACCACCGTCACCGTCATctgcaccaccatcatccTCTTCCGGCGGGACGGGAGTCGTCGCTAAGCTGCACGTTCGCGTCGAACAACCGGACGGTGGTGCGGAGTGGGGCGTAAAGCGGCCACTGATCTGCAAGAAGCCAACGTTCAGCAGCTTCGCCGGATCGAATGGACTCGGGCAGGGCGAGTCGGCAAAGTTGGTTTCCTCGCAGAAGTCCTCCACCGTGACGTCCATCGTTTTTGGGGTCTCGAACCGTCCGATTCACAATCTCTACTTGCTGTGGCCTGTCGGTGAACGGTTTTATACACCCAGCCTCTAGTACAATGTTCGAGCTGTTATCATTGGCAAACCTATTGGGACTGATGAAGGAACCCACGCACCGTGAACCCTTGGGAGTAAGGCAAAGCACGAACACCACTCTCCCGTCCAGAACACGGTCTGCTTTGAACATGCGCCCTTCCATCGGGAACAACTTGTATGGCTTCTTTTACGGGGGTTCTtgcaagaacaacaacaacaacaacaacgtacCTTCTGCCGTTCTTCGGTGTGTCGTGGCCAACTTTCGGCGGTGGTTAATTTAACCAAGAACGAACGCAATCTCGCTACCCGATTGCGTCACACGTCTGCCACGGAAGCCGCTACGGTGAAAGTAATCCACTCAACACCGTCGAGCAATTCCCTGGCGAGTACGACATTTAGGGTCCTCTTTCCCCGACCATCGGGATCGTACACTACTTGCGACGTGGTGGCAAACACGTACCAAACTGAAACCGACCGCTGTGTGGGATGCTACGTTTGATACTCTCCGTCATTGCTGAAGTGCCACGTGTAGAGTGAACCGAGACAAACATTATAGTGTACCGCCATATCACCGCTAAACCGGGAGGATTGAGGCAATTTGTTCTCCCCTGAGCCAACGGTCctgtagaacaaaaaaaaaaatgagccCCAATCACGGGCAAATCGCCGACTCGTTGACTTTCATTCGAGCTAGAGCGGATTCTAAGTTCAGGTCAATGGTACCCGTGTGGATGAAACCAAGGGCGAGCAACTAACTCCCTGTTGGTGTGTTGTTcatatgttgttgttgttgtttttttacacTCCCAACGCTGCACTTGACATTGTACGTGCTGCCCTTCTCGATGCAGATGaatcaactatttttttaacacCCCGGCTTACAGTTGGAAGCCATTTGCCGGATTTGGAGCAACAGCGTccggttgatgatgatgtaacGATAATGTACCCTCAAAAATGTACGCCTTTGAAAAACACGAGAAACGTAGATGTTTCCATTTGGACCAGGTTGATGTCTGAAAGTTCAAAAACATACAGAGTGCTGTGTTGACCTTCTACCTATTTGATAACGCCAAAAAATGTCATATTGTACATGTCTTCGTAAACACAATCAATGTGGACATGGGTGTTAAATAGTAATAAATATACCATTAAAACTAGAATTCTGTGActaagttttatattttcacgAAGCTGAACGAATTTTACATTAAATGATTTAATCAGAATCATTttataaaagattcatgaatctactACGATTCATCAAGATCAGTTAATCAAAAAAGCTTCATGATTCGTAGCAGCGTCCTTGAATCAATTTGAATTAATCTCCCATTGTGAATTCATATGAATGTATTTAGGGGAAAGTATATTACAGCACAAACCTAGTTAAAACTAAGcgattaaaaaaatcataaagttTGCAAAAGATGTTTCTTTCATgtccaaagttttttcggcaTATCTTTTGAAATGTCTGACGATGTCGTTGTAGCCTTTTACTCACCAACCTGCAAATGCATCAGTGTACTTGGATCGTAACGATCCAGTGCCTACTGTGAAGCACTTAATCGTAAAACTTACACGCTTGCAACACCAAACAGTCAAAGCAGACAATTCGTAGCTTTCAGGTTTGGCGATTCAATGTGCAGTGCTTTGCAGTAGGCTCGCATCGTTTGACGATCCAAGTACGCTGGTGGATATCCCGGCTGGTGAGTAAAAGACTGTACCGAAGGTTGTTTAAATAGCTACAACTCTCGATAGCAACAGCGTTTGTTCTTTGTTTGGAACAGTGTAATGACCATCTTCGGTTATGCTTTCCCCAAAAGCTTCCTTTCCTGGGAGGATTAAGAATCAAACTTACACCAACAAGCGCTCATGTACCGTGTTCTAATCGATCTCCCACTTGCTATTGACGCTTAAAACTCACTACTAACTTCTAACAGAAACTAATCTGAACTTTGGCAGCTTTAGTTGGGTAAGCATATTAACCCTACGTCACCACGACGCGATTGACGCCAACAGCAGCGCCAAGCAAAAAGTCCAAGGTATATTCTACGTAGTAGCGGCTCATGCATCCACCCTTTTTTCGTTATCTCCACCAGCGCAGATGACTTTCACTAGATTATCAGCGCCAGTACAGTACGCTCCATCTGTGAGGTTTCGACTATGCTGATGTGTCCAATTTCCGTTTGCGCAATACCGTGTGTCCTTAAGTGCGCATTTATTGTTATCAGGGTTTAGCGTCGAGTCGAGTCGTCGCAATCGGTCGATCTTACCAGGGTGCAGTAAGGTTTGCCACGTGATCGTAGTTCGGGGCAATTCAGATCAGTGCAAAGGTTTTAGTAAAGAAATCGTTACGTACAGCTGGCGCTGCAGTGATAAGGGATCAGCAGCGATGCACTGATCCCACCGATAAGAGTGCACCAGGAAACGTGTAGTTTAAACCGGTACGGAGCGGTTGCTCGATTGTCTAAATGCATTAATCGATTCTAATGATCCGTAGATTATCATAACAGTTATGGGTGTCCGCTTTACCTTCTCGTTATAAATGCTCACCAGTGCGGCATGAGTCACCTTCAGATTCTAAAGTATTTATTTACCTccctttttctatttgtagATCATCGAGAAAACACCATCGTTAAATAGCTGGTTTACTATAAGCGTGGTAGTCCGAATGCCGCCGAAATATATCGAAAGCCTGGATCGGTGAATTTCCAGCAGCCCAACGATATCGCCATCGAACTTCGGGAGGGTTTCGTCGTCATCAACATTTCGTGGAGGGAAATAGTCACCAACTCCACTCGGGACACGCAACTCGGGTGTCATTGACGCACAAACAAATGCTCagacaagaaacaaacaaaaaacagtccAATATTCTAGAATCTGCACATGCCTCAAAAATAAGTTGCGTGGTTGGATGGAACCTAAAGATGGAGATGAACCAAGGCATGATCCCCCACCCCGTCGGATGCGTGACCGGTATCAGCAGACGGTCCCAATAGATTAGCGAAAAGcacgaacgaacaaacgatcgacgaacgaaaggaaaggaaaagcgaacAGAACCGAGGCGCAAGGATGAGCGGAGCGCAGCCGGTTGAATGGAGCGATAACAAAACAGTTGTAAGGCAACGACAGTTGGACTAGAGATTGAGTCAAAATAACACATTAAAAGGGAAAGTACACAACGAAACCAGAAACGTGAAAGTtgaaaagtgagaaaaaagaaacattcgaACAAGAGTAATGTTTTGCGATTTATAATATGTATTTCATACGAACTTGCAGAAAGACACAGCTGctgtgattaaaaaaaaataagagaaaggaaaaacaaacaatctagCCACCGCCACTAACAAACGCACGCATAGTGATAGTATTCTTTCTTTGCAAAGCACAGGTTAAGATACACAGCTGGGTGCTGTGCGTAATCACTAAGTTAATCCGCTTCACCGTCGCAGTGAGCTTTGCGGTCAGCGCTCGCAGCCTACTGGATTTATAAAATCGGTAGCGCTCTATAGGTTCGTCGCGTCAAAACTGTCTAATAAGTGTAAGCACACTGCGACACACAACACATTCACTCAAacgttcacacacacacacacatacacacactcatacacatacacaaacacaaaaagtaTGCAATAAATGTCTCTAAACTAGTTGTAACATAAtaaaatcacttgaaatttgAAACCCGTGTCGGGTCGGGTGGATCATTCTTGCATGATCAGCTTGCTTTGACCGTCGAGGAAGTCCCGCAGCACACGAATCTGCTCCTGCACCGAAATGCGGGACGTACCGCCGATGACGGTGTACTGCTCGACGCTGTTCTCGTAGTTCCAGATGCGGCTAATCGTCTCGTCGAAGTGCGGGCTAATTTCCTGCAGGTCCTCCAGTGTGAGCTTGTTGATcggaatcttgaccttctccGAGTGGGCGACCACCTCGCCGGAGATGTGATGCGCCTCTCGGAATGGGATGCCACGGCGCACCAGGTAGTAGGCCTGCGGAAAGGAAGAAACCATTGGGGTTGAAACACGGATCGGAGGTGGAAAGGGGTTTTACGGTGCTTACCATATCGGTGGCAAGCATTTCGTATCCGAGCGAACCGAGACAGCGGTCCTCGTCGACGCGTATCGTTTTGATTATGCCACCCATCAACTCCAGGCACATCTGTAGCTGATCGTATACACTGAACATGCCGCTTTTGTCACACTGCAGATCCTTGTTGTAGGTGGACGGGAGCCCCTTGAGAGTCATCAGGATCGCACAGTGCTGACCGAACACGGGCCCGGTGATGCCGCGGATGAGCTCCAGACTGTCCGGGTTGCGCTTCTGCGGCATCAGGCTGCTGCCGGTCGTGTACTCCTCCGACAGCTCGACGAAGTTGTACTCCTTGGTCGAGTACAGGATCAGGTCTTCGGCCAGCCGGCTCATGTGGACGGCGACGAGCGTGCAGAGGAAGTTAAACTCGGCCACAAAGTCCCGATCGCTCACCACGTTCATGCTGTTGTACGATACGCCGTCGAACCCGAGATCGACCGCCAGTTTCTGGCGGTTGATGTTGAACGGGTTGCCGGCCAGCGCACCGCTACCGAGCGGCAGCACGTTGATACGCTTGCCAAACTCGGCGAACCGATCGTAATCCTCCTTGAAGTAGAACGCGTAGCTGAGCAGCCAGTGGCTGAAGCGTACCGGTTGCGCACGCTGCATATGCGTGTAGCCCGGCATCAGCACGTCGATGTTGCGCTCGGACACACCGCTGATACCCTGCACGAGATcgagcagcagctgctgcagGCTACGGATCGCATCCCGCATCCATAGCTTCATGTCCACCACGACCTGCTCGTTGCGGCTGCGGCCCGTGTGCAGCTTGCCCGCAATCTGCGGCCCAATGATCTCGAACAGCCGCCGCTCGTTGACCGTATGCACGTCCTCGTCCCGCGGTAGCAGCTTGATCGTACCGTTGATCCAGTCCATCCGGATCTCCTCCAACCCGTACACGATCACTTTGAACTCGCTCGCCGTCAACAGGCCGGCCTCCTCGAGACTCTTGGCGTACGCAATGCTCCCGTCGATGTCCTCCGCGAACAGACGCTTGTCGACGGTCAGCGAGTTGTTCACCTTCGACAGGACGTGATCGGTGGATTTCGAGTAGCGGCCACCCCAAAGCTTGAACGGCACCTGCACCTGCTCACCGCCGGAGTTAGGACGATTGCTACGATGGTTgctcatttttcttccactgaTCGCACTTCTGCAGACGGACTTCACTCTACGATTCACTTACTCGCTCGATCGGGAGTCCCCAACAACCGCTTGCAGGGCACTAGGAACTTTGGGATTCTAAAACGTTGATGAGCTCGCGAACGGACTTAAATACGTCCCCGCGCAATGTTCCACTCTCACTCGCACTCCTAGTCGGACCCGGTCACTATCTCTGTTGCGCCTATAGCGTGCCGAGCCAGCTTCCAGTAATCGTTGGATCACCCCCAAGGGAACCAGAGGTTATCAGTTCACCTCATCCTCACCAAGTGCCTCATCTGCGAGGGGCTCCTTCCCGTGAACAAGTGGGCTGTTTTCGGGAGCACAGCCAGCTGACGGgggaatttttatatttacttaCTTTTTTTCCACGTCACTGTAAATTTGACTCTGTTTTTGAATCGCGTGTTCGCCACAGAGAACAACGTTTTAGGATTTCTAcatgtaaaatatattttggcGCGTGTTGCATACTCCGGTGCACTCCTACTGGGTGAGTTCTTTGCCCTGGTCTATGGGGCATAAAAAAAACGGGTAGGTGAACAGTTCCCGTTGTTTGCCTTTCCGCCTCGTCGTATCAGGAAGTGGTGCGTTtatcagcagcggcagcagcttcTTCTACCCGCGTCTCATGTTTAGGTTAAGTCGCAAAAGTCGCCGGTGTCTTGTTTCACCGTCTGAAAAGAAGCACCATCGATAACGAACCTCTCAGAAGATGGTACACTAGCTACAGAATGTTGTACAAAATATGagatggattttattttttcttactttcATTTGCAAAGCGATAAGCTTCAATTCAGCGACTGCATATGCAACACTGGTGAACGAGGGAGCGCTGTTTAATCGCTGAGTGTTGCGTAATATGGAGCGCTCAAGACATGCCTAGGAGCCCGTCTCGTCTTCATGGGTAGAGCTTCTTCTGGCCAGTATTAGTCGCTTTTTAGAGTTTAGAT
Coding sequences within:
- the LOC131262292 gene encoding argininosuccinate lyase, whose amino-acid sequence is MSNHRSNRPNSGGEQVQVPFKLWGGRYSKSTDHVLSKVNNSLTVDKRLFAEDIDGSIAYAKSLEEAGLLTASEFKVIVYGLEEIRMDWINGTIKLLPRDEDVHTVNERRLFEIIGPQIAGKLHTGRSRNEQVVVDMKLWMRDAIRSLQQLLLDLVQGISGVSERNIDVLMPGYTHMQRAQPVRFSHWLLSYAFYFKEDYDRFAEFGKRINVLPLGSGALAGNPFNINRQKLAVDLGFDGVSYNSMNVVSDRDFVAEFNFLCTLVAVHMSRLAEDLILYSTKEYNFVELSEEYTTGSSLMPQKRNPDSLELIRGITGPVFGQHCAILMTLKGLPSTYNKDLQCDKSGMFSVYDQLQMCLELMGGIIKTIRVDEDRCLGSLGYEMLATDMAYYLVRRGIPFREAHHISGEVVAHSEKVKIPINKLTLEDLQEISPHFDETISRIWNYENSVEQYTVIGGTSRISVQEQIRVLRDFLDGQSKLIMQE